One stretch of Acidobacteriota bacterium DNA includes these proteins:
- a CDS encoding IS1634 family transposase: MIEIINALVPNETGEYPYGELAGVVIASRLQGVPLPIYEIADWASENAVPALFGVPAEKLNDDRLGAMLDAVRPQRVAIWGWVMNRAVQRFGLDLRTLHADPSKIAFEGSYEGQEALPPEVPRITYGKPKDGQVDRKLLSLSTLVSADGGLPAWFGLGDGNQADDVTYLDDLRELRAHLPLDEVLVIGGDSKLPSRGNLLGLCRWHYCFAATEPWHAARRERLDKLWRQGATWQPVPYVAQADRHKPAAERGQYSVILDTDTLTDPLTGTQYALRRLYVRSSRKAEQTRLKREKQLARLQTELERIQGLLNKYDYTTLDTVRQRVARVLRQNPAGRYFHVQVTKTRAHTAPLRMAWTLQRKALQADARWDGVYSVITNLPAETHSPTAVLEIYKGQHHAEGCFRDLNQLPVRVRPLWLKRPDRIEALVFLVMLAALIFALLERQVRRHVAQTGQVIDGLMPEKRDTLTPTGQRLLRAFATVSIVQIDDGREVRFHLSEPTRVQRQILQAFGLTNLQSSITGLAQQVRQTSASALA; this comes from the coding sequence CGTGCCCCTGCCGATTTATGAAATTGCCGACTGGGCAAGTGAGAACGCCGTCCCCGCGCTCTTTGGGGTGCCGGCGGAGAAGTTGAACGACGACCGACTGGGCGCGATGTTGGACGCCGTGCGTCCCCAGCGCGTGGCGATCTGGGGCTGGGTGATGAACCGGGCGGTGCAACGGTTTGGGCTCGACTTGCGCACGTTGCACGCCGACCCGAGCAAGATCGCCTTTGAAGGCAGTTATGAGGGGCAAGAGGCGTTGCCGCCCGAGGTGCCACGCATCACCTACGGCAAGCCCAAAGATGGGCAAGTGGATCGCAAGTTGTTGAGCTTGTCGACATTGGTGAGTGCCGATGGTGGTTTGCCCGCCTGGTTTGGGCTGGGGGACGGCAATCAAGCCGACGATGTGACCTACCTGGACGATCTGCGTGAACTGCGCGCCCACCTGCCGCTGGACGAGGTGTTGGTCATCGGCGGGGACAGCAAATTGCCGTCGCGCGGGAACCTGCTCGGCTTGTGTCGCTGGCACTATTGCTTTGCGGCGACCGAACCGTGGCACGCCGCCCGCCGCGAGCGGCTGGACAAACTGTGGCGGCAGGGGGCGACTTGGCAACCCGTGCCGTATGTGGCCCAGGCCGACCGACACAAGCCCGCAGCGGAGCGCGGCCAGTACAGCGTCATTCTCGACACAGACACCTTGACGGATCCGCTCACCGGTACCCAGTATGCGCTGCGTCGGCTGTATGTGCGCAGCAGCCGCAAGGCGGAGCAAACCCGCCTCAAGCGAGAGAAACAACTCGCCAGGCTCCAGACTGAATTGGAGCGGATCCAGGGCCTGTTGAACAAGTATGACTACACCACGCTGGACACGGTGCGCCAGCGCGTGGCGCGGGTGCTGCGGCAGAACCCGGCCGGGCGCTACTTCCATGTGCAGGTCACCAAGACCCGCGCCCACACCGCGCCGCTGCGCATGGCCTGGACCCTCCAGCGCAAAGCCCTCCAAGCCGACGCGCGCTGGGACGGCGTGTATTCGGTGATCACCAACCTGCCGGCCGAGACCCATTCGCCCACCGCCGTTTTGGAGATTTACAAAGGCCAACATCATGCCGAAGGGTGCTTTCGCGATTTGAACCAGTTGCCGGTGCGCGTGCGCCCGCTGTGGCTCAAGCGGCCCGATCGGATTGAAGCCTTGGTCTTTCTCGTCATGCTCGCCGCGTTGATCTTTGCTTTGCTCGAACGTCAGGTGCGCCGTCACGTGGCCCAGACCGGCCAAGTCATTGACGGGTTGATGCCCGAGAAGCGTGACACGCTCACCCCGACGGGCCAACGCTTGCTGCGGGCCTTTGCGACCGTGAGTATCGTCCAGATTGACGACGGACGGGAAGTACGCTTTCATCTAAGTGAGCCGACGCGGGTTCAACGGCAAATTCTTCAGGCATTCGGCCTGACCAACTTGCAAAGCTCTATCACCGGGTTGGCGCAGCAGGTGCGCCAGACTTCCGCTTCCGCACTGGCATAA